From a region of the Pseudomonas fulva 12-X genome:
- the amaB gene encoding L-piperidine-6-carboxylate dehydrogenase, whose protein sequence is MVNSLLERLGVSASAYQNGSHAVHTPIDGSQIGSLTLEGADAVRAKITAGHDAFLAWRKVPAPRRGELVRLFGEVLREHKADLGELVSIEAGKITQEGLGEVQEMIDICDFAVGLSRQLYGLTIASERSGHHMRETWHPLGVVGVISAFNFPVAVWAWNTTLALVAGNAVIWKPSEKTPLTALASQALFDKALERFGSDAPQGLAQLVIGDREAGEVLVDDPRVPLISATGSTRMGREVAPRVAARFGRSILELGGNNAMILAPSADLDLAVRGILFSAVGTAGQRCTTLRRLIVHRSIKDEVVARVKAAYAKVRIGDPRQGNLIGPLIDKQAFSAMQDALAKARDEGGQVFGGERQLADTFPNGYYVSPAIVEMPGQTAVVRHETFAPILYVLAYDDFEEALRLNNEVPQGLSSCIFTTDVREAEAFQGAAGSDCGIANVNIGTSGAEIGGAFGGEKETGGGRESGSDAWKAYMRRQTNTVNYSRELPLAQGIVFD, encoded by the coding sequence ATGGTCAACTCGCTACTCGAACGTCTCGGTGTCAGCGCCAGCGCCTACCAGAACGGCAGTCACGCGGTTCATACGCCGATCGACGGCAGCCAGATCGGCAGCCTGACCCTTGAGGGCGCAGACGCCGTGCGTGCCAAGATCACCGCCGGCCACGACGCCTTTCTGGCCTGGCGCAAGGTGCCGGCGCCGCGGCGTGGCGAGCTGGTGCGTCTGTTCGGCGAGGTGCTGCGTGAGCACAAGGCCGATCTCGGCGAGCTGGTGTCCATCGAAGCCGGCAAGATCACTCAGGAAGGCCTGGGCGAAGTGCAGGAAATGATCGACATCTGCGACTTCGCCGTCGGCCTGTCGCGCCAGCTCTACGGCCTGACCATCGCCTCCGAGCGCTCGGGCCACCATATGCGTGAAACCTGGCACCCGCTGGGCGTGGTCGGCGTGATCAGCGCCTTCAACTTCCCGGTCGCCGTGTGGGCGTGGAACACCACCCTGGCCCTGGTCGCCGGCAACGCGGTGATCTGGAAGCCGTCGGAAAAGACCCCGCTGACCGCCCTGGCCTCCCAGGCACTGTTCGACAAGGCCCTCGAGCGCTTCGGCAGCGACGCCCCGCAAGGCCTGGCGCAACTGGTGATCGGTGATCGCGAAGCCGGCGAAGTGCTGGTCGACGACCCGCGCGTGCCGCTGATCAGCGCGACCGGCAGCACCCGCATGGGCCGCGAAGTCGCCCCGCGGGTGGCTGCCCGCTTCGGCCGCAGCATTCTGGAACTGGGCGGCAACAACGCCATGATCCTCGCCCCCAGCGCCGACCTCGACCTGGCCGTGCGCGGCATCCTGTTCAGCGCCGTCGGCACCGCCGGCCAGCGTTGCACCACCCTGCGCCGCCTGATCGTCCATCGTTCGATCAAGGACGAGGTGGTCGCCCGCGTCAAAGCCGCCTACGCCAAGGTACGCATCGGCGACCCGCGCCAGGGCAACCTGATCGGCCCGCTGATCGACAAGCAGGCGTTCAGCGCCATGCAGGACGCCCTCGCCAAGGCCCGCGACGAAGGCGGCCAGGTGTTCGGTGGCGAGCGCCAGCTGGCCGACACCTTCCCCAACGGCTACTACGTGAGCCCTGCCATCGTCGAGATGCCGGGCCAGACTGCAGTGGTGCGCCATGAAACCTTCGCGCCGATCCTCTACGTGCTCGCCTACGACGACTTCGAAGAGGCGCTGCGCCTGAACAACGAAGTGCCCCAGGGCCTGTCCTCGTGCATCTTCACCACCGACGTGCGTGAAGCCGAAGCCTTCCAGGGCGCGGCCGGCAGCGACTGCGGCATCGCCAACGTCAACATCGGCACCAGCGGTGCGGAAATCGGCGGCGCCTTTGGCGGCGAGAAGGAAACCGGTGGCGGTCGCGAGTCCGGCTCCGATGCCTGGAAGGCCTACATGCGCCGCCAGACCAATACCGTCAACTACTCCCGAGAGTTGCCGCTGGCCCAGGGCATCGTGTTCGACTGA
- the amaA gene encoding L-pipecolate oxidase has translation MSGFQQQCLWEVATPAPIDAGALVGEVKADVCVIGGGITGLSAALQLLEAGKRVCVLEAFEVGHGGSGRNVGLVNAGTWIKPDDVEATLGEKVGGRLNKVLGEAPAKVFEAIERYQIDCQARHQGTLHMAHNAAGLEDLKARESQWRRRGADVELLTGATCVEYCGTDKITGALLDRRAGTINPMGYTKGLAAALLRLGGTLHQQSPVTELHKQADGWLVRTALGTVSTEKVVISTGAYTEGDWTEVQRNFFRGYYYQVASKPLSGAAADSVLPHGQGSWDTRTVLSSIRRDDQGRLLLGSMGKSNNKPDWFVRSWADRIQGHYFPQLGKVDWEMHWTGCIDFTPDHLMKLFEPAPGVVAVTGYNGRGNTTGTVVGHALADYLLKSDTSVLPIPLSRMKALRTAGLRACYYEAGFSLYHAGQCLRVIL, from the coding sequence ATGAGTGGTTTCCAGCAACAGTGTCTGTGGGAAGTGGCGACGCCGGCGCCGATTGACGCCGGCGCTCTGGTTGGCGAGGTGAAGGCTGATGTCTGCGTGATTGGCGGCGGCATCACCGGGCTGTCGGCAGCGCTGCAACTGCTCGAGGCGGGCAAGCGTGTATGCGTGCTGGAGGCCTTCGAGGTCGGCCATGGCGGTTCGGGGCGCAACGTCGGGCTGGTCAACGCCGGCACCTGGATCAAGCCAGACGATGTGGAAGCGACGCTCGGCGAGAAAGTCGGCGGCCGCCTCAACAAGGTGCTGGGCGAGGCGCCGGCCAAGGTGTTCGAAGCCATCGAGCGCTACCAGATCGACTGCCAGGCGCGCCATCAGGGCACCCTGCACATGGCCCACAACGCCGCCGGTCTTGAAGACCTCAAGGCCCGCGAGTCGCAGTGGCGCCGCCGTGGCGCGGATGTCGAGCTGCTGACCGGCGCTACCTGCGTGGAATATTGCGGAACCGACAAGATCACCGGCGCTCTGCTGGATCGCCGCGCCGGCACCATCAACCCCATGGGCTACACCAAGGGCCTCGCCGCCGCCTTGCTGCGTTTGGGCGGCACCCTGCATCAGCAATCGCCGGTCACCGAACTGCACAAGCAGGCCGATGGTTGGCTGGTGCGCACGGCCCTGGGCACGGTCAGCACCGAGAAGGTGGTGATCTCCACCGGCGCCTACACCGAGGGCGACTGGACCGAGGTGCAGCGCAACTTCTTCCGCGGCTATTACTACCAGGTCGCCTCGAAGCCGCTGAGCGGCGCGGCGGCCGACTCCGTGCTGCCCCACGGCCAGGGCTCGTGGGACACCCGCACGGTGCTCAGCAGCATCCGCCGTGACGATCAGGGCCGCCTGCTGCTGGGCAGCATGGGCAAGTCGAACAACAAGCCGGACTGGTTCGTGCGCAGCTGGGCGGACCGCATCCAGGGCCATTACTTCCCGCAGCTCGGCAAGGTCGACTGGGAAATGCACTGGACCGGTTGCATCGACTTCACCCCGGATCACCTGATGAAGCTGTTCGAGCCGGCGCCTGGCGTGGTCGCGGTGACCGGCTACAACGGCCGCGGCAACACCACCGGCACCGTGGTGGGCCACGCCCTGGCCGACTACCTGCTCAAGAGCGACACCAGTGTGCTGCCCATTCCGCTGTCACGGATGAAAGCGCTGCGTACCGCCGGGCTACGCGCCTGCTACTACGAAGCGGGCTTCTCGCTGTACCACGCCGGCCAGTGCCTGCGGGTGATCCTTTAG